The Ferrovibrio sp. MS7 sequence GGCCGGCATGCTGCGCCCAGGCTGGAAGGGCAAGAGTGATGACGAGCAGGGAGAGCAGCAGCTTCTTCATGGCTTTCAAGTCCAGATAGTGGCGATGCCGCAAAGCTTGCGGTTTGCCACAGTGGGAAGGTCAAGCCTTATTCAGGGCAATTCCGCAGCCAGGCGGCGGAGCGTCTCGCGCAGGCGGTTCAGTGCCGCGCGCGGCAGGGTGTCGAAACGCGTGGTGATGCCGACGGCACCGGTCGGCCGGTCGATGCTCACCGGCAGCAGGGCGAGCTGGCCTTCCTCCAGGTCGTCCAGCACCACGCCGCGCGAGATGATCCATACCGCATCCGACATGCGGGTGTAGCGCCGGCCGAAACTCGGCGACACGGTCTCGATCGTGTCGGGCAACGCTGTCAGGCCATGGCCCAGCATCAGGCGTTCGACATCGGGCCGGATGATCGAGCCCTGGATCGGGAACAGCACGGTATAGGCAGCAATGTCATGCAGGGTGACGGAACTCCGGTGTTGCAAAGGATGGCCCTGGCGCACCACGAACACGATTTCCTCGGAATAGAGCGGCTCGAAGGCCAGGCCCTGCATCATCGCCGGATCGGACAGCCGGCCGACCACGATATCCAGGCTGCCTTCCTTCAGCCGCCCGAGCAGATAGTCATTCGGACCGGTGAGGACGCGGATGGTGGCGCGCAGGCCCTCGGCCTTGGCAGCGATCACCGCCGCCGGCACCAGGCGGGTCGCCACTGTTGGCAGGGCGCCGATGGAAATAGTGGTGCCGCCATCGCGCTCGGCGCGGCCAACACTGTCCAGGCCTTCTTTCAGGGCGGCGAAGGCGGTGCCGGCATAGCGGCGGAATACCTCGCCACTGGCAGTGAGGAAAACGCCGCGCCGGCTGCGCTCGAGCAGTGGCGTGCCCAGGATGGCTTCCAGTTCGGCAATCGCCTTGGAAACCGCCGGCTGGGTCAGGCTGAGGCTGCGGGCGGCCTTGCCGAAACTCTTCTGTGCCGTCACTTCCAGGAAGCAGGCGAGATGGCGAAGCTTGATGCGTGGGTCGAGCATAGGCTCTTATATATCGTTTTAGGCATGATAAAATGCCAAAATATCATTTTACATGTGATTTTTCGGCATGATACTCCCAGACTGAAGTCGCATGAGGGAGAAAAACATGGCGGAGCAGAGCCGCTACGATGCCGGGATGGCGATCCGTCGCCGAGTATTGGGCAATGCCCATGTCGACCGTGCCGAAGCCAACAAGACCGAGTTCGATAACGACTTCCAGCGTTTCATCACCGAAGGCGCCTGGGGTTCGCTCTGGGCGCGCCAGCAATGGACGCCGCGCCAGCGTTCCATCGTCACCATCGCGCTGCTGGCGGCCATGGGCCATGATGAGGAAGTGGCGATGCATGTGCGCGCCACTGCCAATACCGGTGCCACGCCGGAGGATCTGCGCGAAGCCATGCTGCATGTGGCGGTCTATGCTGGGGTGCCGGCCGCCAACAGTGCGATCAAGATTGTGAAGAAGACGCTGGCCGAGATGGCGGCAGTGGAGGGGAAAGAGTAGGGACCATGGACAAGACTTTTGAACAGCGCGGGCCGTTCTACGAACGCGACAAGAGCATCCATCCGCCGGCCTTCACGCCGGGCTACAAGACCAGCTTCGCGCGCTCGCCGCGCCTGCCGCTGCTCTCGCTGCAGCCGACCATCTCGGAAATGACCGGGCCGCTGTTCGGCCAGGACGAGATCGGCCTGCTGGATAACGACCTGATCCGCAACTATGCCAAGACCGGCGAGCCGATCGGCGAGCGCATCATCGTGCATGGTCAGGTGCTGGACGAGAATGCCCGGCCGGTGCCGAATATCCTGGTGGAATTCTGGCAGGCCAATGCCGGCGGCCGTTACCGCCATGCCAACGACACCTACATCGCGGCCATCGATCCGAATTTCGGCGGCTGCGGTCGCGCGCTGACCGATGCCGAGGGACGTTATTACTTCCGCACCATCAAGCCCGGCCCCTATCCGTGGCGCAACGGCGTGAATGACTGGCGCCCGGCGCATATCCATTTCTCGGTCTATGGCCAGGGCTTCATCCAGCGCCTGATCACCCAGATGTATTTCGAGGGCGATCCACTGATCCCGCTTTGCGCCATGCTTGGCGGCATTCCCGACGCCGCGTCGCGCCAGCGCCTGGTGGCACCATTGGACCTCAATGCCTCGCTGCCGCTGGACAGCCTGGCCTATCGTTTCGACATCGTGCTGCGTGGCCGCCGCGCCACCTATTTCGAGAATAAGGGCGCCTGATCATGGTGAGCTACCTGAAGGAAACCGCGTCGCAGACCGGTGGTCCCTACGTGCATATCGGCCTGATCCCGCGCCAGGCCGGTTTCGATATCTTCCAGAACAATTTCACCAATGTGGTGGCGCCGCCGGGCGTGCCGGGCGAGCGCATCATCATCGAGGGCCAAGTGCTGGATGGCGTTGGCGCCCAGGTGAAGGATGCACTGCTGGAAATCTGGCAGGCCGATGCCAAGGGCCGCTACAGCCACCCCCATGATGGCGATGGCAAGGCCGATTTCCGTGGCTGGGCCCGCACCGGCACCGATTTCAAGACCGGGCTCTACCGTTTCGAGACGATCAAGCCCGGTACCATCGCCGATGCCGGCGGCTTCTGGCAGGGCCGCGCCATGGCGCCGCATGTGACGCTGTGGATCGCCGCGCGCGGCATCAATGTGGGGCTGCATACCCGGGCCTATTTCGCCGATGAGGCGGAAGCCAATGCCAAGGATCCGGTGCTGAACCTGGTGGAAAACCCCGAGCGGCGCAAAACCCTGGTGGCCGAGCGTTCGGTGCGCGATGGCGTGGCGGTCTACCGTTTCGACATCCGCCTGCAGGGGCCGGGCGAAACGGTGTTCTTCGACGCCTGAAGCAGGCATGATCGCAGCATCATGACCAGCGATCCGCTCGACAGCCTCTTCACCACGCCAGACATGGCGGCGGTGTTCGCGCCCTCCACCCGCCTGCAGGCCATGCTGGATGTGGAGGCGGCACTGGCACGCGCCGAAGCAGCGGCGGGCGTGATTCCGGCGGAAGCCGTGAAGCCGATAGCCACGGCCTGCGATGCTGCCCTGTTCGACCTCGCGGCGCTTGGCCGTGCCGGGCGCCAGGCCGGCAATCTCGCCATCCCCATGGTGGCGGCGCTCACCGCCCGCGTAGCCGATGCCGCGCCGAAGGCGGCGGCCTGGGTGCATTGGGGAGCCACCAGCCAGGACATCATCGACAGCGGCCTGATGCTGCAACTGCGCGTGGCGCTGGCGCTGCTGGAAGCCGACATGGCGCGGCTCGACCGTAGCTTAGCCAAACTGGCGCGGCGTCATGCGAAAAGCGTGATGGTGGGGCGCACCTGGCTACAGCAGGCAGTGCCGGTGAGTTTCGGCCTCAAGGCCGCCGGCTGGCTGTCGGCACTCCGCCGCGACCGTCAGCGGTTGCATGAATTCAAGCCCCGCCTGCTGGTGCTGCAATTCGGCGGTGCTGCCGGCACGCTCGCCTCACTTGGCACCAAGGGCCCTGCCGTGGCGGCGAAATTGGCGCGTGAACTGCATCTCGGCCTGCCGGAACTGCCCTGGCACAGCCAGCGCGACCGTGTCGTCGAACTCGCCGCCTGGGGCGGGCTGCTCAGCGGCAATCTCGGCAAGATGGCGCGCGATATCTCGCTGCTGATGCAAAGCGAAGTGGCGGAAGTATTCGAGCCGGCGGGTGCCGGCAAGGGTGGTTCCTCAGCGATGCCGCAGAAGCGCAACCCGGTGGCCTGCGCCGCCGTACTGGCCAATGCGGCGCGCGTGCCGGGCCTGCTTGCCACGCTTTTCGCGGCAATGCCGCAAGAGCATGAGCGCGGCCTGGGTGGCTGGCAGGCGGAATGGCAGGTGCTGCCCGAATTGCTTGGTCTGGTTGCCGGTTCGCTCAGCGCCATGGCCGAAACCATCGAAGGCCTGGAAGTCGATCCTAAGCGCATGCGGCGCAATCTCGATGCCTCGAACGGTCTGGTGCTGGCGGAGGCCGCTTCCATCGCGCTTGGCCAGGCGATTGGCAAGGCGGCGGCGCATAAGCTGGTGAGTGATGCCAGCCGCCGTGCCGTGGCGGAATCCAGGCCGTTGCCTGATATTCTTGCTGCCATGCCGGAAGCGGCAGTGCATCTCGACCGTGCCGCGCTCAAGCGCGTGTTCGATCCCCTGCGCTACCTTGGCGCCAGCGACAAGTTCATTGCCGCCGCCCTGCGGCAGAAGGTGAAAGGACGTTGACCATGGCCGTGGCGCAGCTTGCCGATGTCAGCCTGAATTATCGCCTGGATGGGCCGGAGGCGGCACCGGTGCTGCTGTTGTCGAATTCGCTTGGCACCGATCTGTCGCTGTGGGAGCCGCAGGTCAGCCCGTTGAGCCAGCGTTTCCGCCTGCTGCGCTACGATACGCGTGGCCATGGCGGTTCCGCCGCGACGCCGGGACCCTATACGCTGGATCAACTGGGCCGCGATGCCGTGGCTCTGCTCGATCATCTCGGCATCGCCAAGGCGCATGTTGCCGGTGTGTCGCTCGGTGGCATGACGGCGCAATGGCTGGCGATCAACGCGCCGGCGCGGGTGGAGAAGGTGGTGCCCTGCTTCACCTCGGCGCATATCGGCAATCCCGACATGTGGAACCAGCGCATCGCGGCGATCCAGGCCCAGGGCTTGGGCGCGGTGGTGGAGGGTGTGCTGGAGCGCTGGTTCACGCCGGCCTTTCACAAGAGCCGGCCGGATGAGATCGAGCGCTTTCGCAAGATGCTGCTGGGCATGCCGAAGGATGGCTATTGCGCGGCAGCCGCCGCCGTGCGCGACATGGACCTGCGGGGTCAGCTCGGCCGCATCGCCACGCCGACCTTGGTGATTGCCGGTCTGCATGACCTCTCAACGCCGCCGGCCCATGGCGAGGCGATTGCCGCTGGCATCAAGGGCGCGCGCTGCGAGAAGGTGGAGGCTGCGCATATCGGCAATGTCGAGGCGGCCGGCGCCGTCACCAAACTGCTGCTGGAATTCCTTAGCTCTTAGTGGCCGGTTACCACATGGAGGCTTTGGCACGTTCCGGCCAGGCCTTGTCGTATGGCTCGCCGCCGACACGGCCGGCGGTGATGCCGGCCAGGATCTGGCCCGCTGTCGGCAGGCTCTTGGGATCGACATGGCGCTCCGGATTCCACAGTTCCGAGCGCATGATGGCGCGGGCGCACTGGAAATAGACGCTCTCCACCTGCAGCACCAGCACCGAACGCGGTGCTTTCTCCTCCACTGCGAAGCTTTCCAGCAAGGCCGGATCGATACTGAGCGCGCCACGGCCATTCACCCGCAAGGTAGTGCCGGAGCCAGGGATCAGGAATAGCAGGCCGACGCGGGGATCGCGCACGATGTTGCGCAAGGAATCGACGCGGTTGTTGCCGCGCCGGTCAGGCAGCAGCAGGGTGCGATCATCCTGGATCCGCACGAATCCGGCCTTGTCGCCGCGCGGCGAGGCATCCAGGCCTTCCGGGCCGCTTGTCGCCAGCACCACGAAGGGCGAGGCTTCGATGAACCGCCGGTAATGTGGCGTGATGTAATCCACTTCCTTGGCGGTCGAAGTTTCCTGTGCCTCGCCGTAAAGCTTTTCCAGTTCAGCCACGCTGGTGATGATGCTCATGCGATCCTCCATGAGGCGTCAGCTTACGCCCTTAAGCCGTCTCGGCAAGCACGCGCTCCAGGATCGGTTTCAGGCCACCGATGAATGTCTCGATCTTTGCGTCCGTGGTCTGCATCTCGCCGGGTGGCACATCCAGGCCGTAGATGTACTTGCGGATGCCGTCATAGATGATGGCGCCATGCAGGCCCCAGTAGAGTTCCAATTCTGGCGCGCTCACCGGCACCTTGTCGGGGCCGGGAAGGCCGAATTCATGGCGCATCTCGGCACACAGGCTGATGAAGATATGCTCGCGCACCAAGGCCAGGTAGCGGCGGTTGAAGCCGACATTGCGCATGCCGGCCTGGAAGAAGATGCGCAGCCATTCGTAGTCGACGATCACCGGATAATAGTCGTGATAGAAGCGTTTCAGCCGCGCGATCACCGGCTGGCTGCGGTCCTTGATCCAATCCTCCC is a genomic window containing:
- the pcaQ gene encoding pca operon transcription factor PcaQ, which codes for MLDPRIKLRHLACFLEVTAQKSFGKAARSLSLTQPAVSKAIAELEAILGTPLLERSRRGVFLTASGEVFRRYAGTAFAALKEGLDSVGRAERDGGTTISIGALPTVATRLVPAAVIAAKAEGLRATIRVLTGPNDYLLGRLKEGSLDIVVGRLSDPAMMQGLAFEPLYSEEIVFVVRQGHPLQHRSSVTLHDIAAYTVLFPIQGSIIRPDVERLMLGHGLTALPDTIETVSPSFGRRYTRMSDAVWIISRGVVLDDLEEGQLALLPVSIDRPTGAVGITTRFDTLPRAALNRLRETLRRLAAELP
- the pcaC gene encoding 4-carboxymuconolactone decarboxylase, producing the protein MAEQSRYDAGMAIRRRVLGNAHVDRAEANKTEFDNDFQRFITEGAWGSLWARQQWTPRQRSIVTIALLAAMGHDEEVAMHVRATANTGATPEDLREAMLHVAVYAGVPAANSAIKIVKKTLAEMAAVEGKE
- the pcaH gene encoding protocatechuate 3,4-dioxygenase subunit beta, with the protein product MDKTFEQRGPFYERDKSIHPPAFTPGYKTSFARSPRLPLLSLQPTISEMTGPLFGQDEIGLLDNDLIRNYAKTGEPIGERIIVHGQVLDENARPVPNILVEFWQANAGGRYRHANDTYIAAIDPNFGGCGRALTDAEGRYYFRTIKPGPYPWRNGVNDWRPAHIHFSVYGQGFIQRLITQMYFEGDPLIPLCAMLGGIPDAASRQRLVAPLDLNASLPLDSLAYRFDIVLRGRRATYFENKGA
- the pcaG gene encoding protocatechuate 3,4-dioxygenase subunit alpha, with product MVSYLKETASQTGGPYVHIGLIPRQAGFDIFQNNFTNVVAPPGVPGERIIIEGQVLDGVGAQVKDALLEIWQADAKGRYSHPHDGDGKADFRGWARTGTDFKTGLYRFETIKPGTIADAGGFWQGRAMAPHVTLWIAARGINVGLHTRAYFADEAEANAKDPVLNLVENPERRKTLVAERSVRDGVAVYRFDIRLQGPGETVFFDA
- a CDS encoding 3-carboxy-cis,cis-muconate cycloisomerase, translating into MTSDPLDSLFTTPDMAAVFAPSTRLQAMLDVEAALARAEAAAGVIPAEAVKPIATACDAALFDLAALGRAGRQAGNLAIPMVAALTARVADAAPKAAAWVHWGATSQDIIDSGLMLQLRVALALLEADMARLDRSLAKLARRHAKSVMVGRTWLQQAVPVSFGLKAAGWLSALRRDRQRLHEFKPRLLVLQFGGAAGTLASLGTKGPAVAAKLARELHLGLPELPWHSQRDRVVELAAWGGLLSGNLGKMARDISLLMQSEVAEVFEPAGAGKGGSSAMPQKRNPVACAAVLANAARVPGLLATLFAAMPQEHERGLGGWQAEWQVLPELLGLVAGSLSAMAETIEGLEVDPKRMRRNLDASNGLVLAEAASIALGQAIGKAAAHKLVSDASRRAVAESRPLPDILAAMPEAAVHLDRAALKRVFDPLRYLGASDKFIAAALRQKVKGR
- the pcaD gene encoding 3-oxoadipate enol-lactonase, with protein sequence MAVAQLADVSLNYRLDGPEAAPVLLLSNSLGTDLSLWEPQVSPLSQRFRLLRYDTRGHGGSAATPGPYTLDQLGRDAVALLDHLGIAKAHVAGVSLGGMTAQWLAINAPARVEKVVPCFTSAHIGNPDMWNQRIAAIQAQGLGAVVEGVLERWFTPAFHKSRPDEIERFRKMLLGMPKDGYCAAAAAVRDMDLRGQLGRIATPTLVIAGLHDLSTPPAHGEAIAAGIKGARCEKVEAAHIGNVEAAGAVTKLLLEFLSS
- a CDS encoding pyridoxamine 5'-phosphate oxidase family protein; amino-acid sequence: MSIITSVAELEKLYGEAQETSTAKEVDYITPHYRRFIEASPFVVLATSGPEGLDASPRGDKAGFVRIQDDRTLLLPDRRGNNRVDSLRNIVRDPRVGLLFLIPGSGTTLRVNGRGALSIDPALLESFAVEEKAPRSVLVLQVESVYFQCARAIMRSELWNPERHVDPKSLPTAGQILAGITAGRVGGEPYDKAWPERAKASMW
- a CDS encoding TetR/AcrR family transcriptional regulator; translation: MPAAKPSKRQRLSPEEREKQIVRAAIHFFAEVGFDGQTRELAKRLGVTQPLLYRYFPTKQDLIDRVYEEVYLTRWKPEWEDWIKDRSQPVIARLKRFYHDYYPVIVDYEWLRIFFQAGMRNVGFNRRYLALVREHIFISLCAEMRHEFGLPGPDKVPVSAPELELYWGLHGAIIYDGIRKYIYGLDVPPGEMQTTDAKIETFIGGLKPILERVLAETA